Proteins encoded within one genomic window of Leeia speluncae:
- the prmB gene encoding 50S ribosomal protein L3 N(5)-glutamine methyltransferase: MYTEASQSLKSVRDLIRFAVSRFQEANLVFGHGSNNAYDEACYLVLHSLHLPIHDIAPFADANLLPSEIARVLSVIQTRVETRKPAAYLTNEAWLGDFRFYVDERVIVPRSFIAELLRDQLAPWIQVPEEVVSVLDMCTGSGCLAIVAAEVFPNADVDAVDLSSDALDVAERNVTDYQLDNRVQLIQSDLFSNLEPKQYDIIISNPPYVNAESVDALPPEYLHEPELALGSGEDGLDATRVILMNASQFLIPGGLLIVEIGFNREELEVSYPELPFQWLDTASGDQFVFMLTREDLIDAGY, translated from the coding sequence ATGTACACAGAAGCAAGCCAATCTTTAAAATCTGTTCGTGATCTTATTCGCTTTGCGGTTAGCCGTTTTCAAGAAGCGAATTTGGTATTTGGTCATGGATCGAATAATGCTTATGACGAAGCTTGCTATCTAGTGCTTCATTCGCTGCACCTGCCGATTCATGACATTGCCCCTTTTGCAGATGCCAATTTATTGCCAAGTGAAATTGCGCGGGTCTTGTCTGTGATTCAAACTCGGGTAGAAACCAGAAAACCAGCCGCTTATTTAACCAATGAAGCATGGTTAGGGGATTTCCGTTTTTATGTAGATGAGCGTGTGATTGTGCCACGTTCATTTATCGCGGAATTATTAAGAGACCAATTAGCGCCTTGGATTCAAGTGCCGGAAGAAGTGGTTTCTGTACTAGATATGTGCACTGGATCTGGTTGCTTAGCGATTGTTGCTGCTGAAGTATTCCCGAATGCAGATGTTGATGCAGTAGATTTGTCATCTGACGCCTTAGATGTTGCTGAACGTAACGTGACGGACTACCAACTAGACAATCGCGTGCAGCTAATTCAATCCGACCTTTTCTCAAATCTTGAGCCGAAGCAATACGACATTATTATTAGCAACCCACCCTATGTGAATGCAGAATCGGTAGATGCTCTTCCTCCAGAGTATTTACATGAACCAGAATTGGCACTTGGTAGTGGTGAAGATGGATTAGATGCCACTCGTGTGATTTTGATGAACGCGAGCCAATTCTTGATTCCTGGTGGCTTGTTAATTGTTGAAATTGGCTTTAACAGAGAAGAGTTGGAAGTCAGTTATCCAGAACTGCCATTCCAATGGTTAGATACCGCTAGTGGTGATCAGTTTGTCTTTATGCTGACCAGAGAAGATCTGATTGATGCGGGGTATTGA